One genomic region from Campylobacter sp. RM5004 encodes:
- a CDS encoding GNAT family N-acetyltransferase, with translation MIEIKKASEKDLDLILSFIKKLAEYEKLSDCVVATTELLKEWLFEKEKAYVLIAYYDFKPVGFALYFNNFSTFLGKCGIYLEDLFVDSDYRGLGIGKAIFRELAKIAYENNYERIDFCCLNDNEPSLKFYEKIGVFRQDDWGMLRLDKIGIDKLANKKI, from the coding sequence ATGATTGAAATCAAAAAAGCTTCAGAAAAAGATTTAGATTTAATTTTGAGTTTTATTAAAAAACTCGCAGAATACGAAAAACTATCAGATTGTGTAGTTGCAACTACTGAATTATTAAAAGAATGGTTATTTGAAAAAGAAAAAGCTTATGTTTTAATAGCATATTATGATTTTAAACCTGTTGGCTTTGCTTTGTATTTTAATAATTTTTCAACATTTTTAGGAAAATGTGGCATTTATCTAGAAGATTTGTTCGTAGATAGCGATTATCGTGGTTTAGGAATAGGCAAGGCTATTTTTCGTGAATTAGCCAAGATTGCTTATGAGAATAATTATGAAAGAATTGATTTTTGCTGTTTGAATGACAATGAACCAAGTTTAAAATTTTATGAAAAAATCGGAGTATTTAGGCAAGATGATTGGGGAATGCTAAGATTAGATAAAATAGGCATTGATAAACTAGCTAATAAAAAAATTTAA
- the rplS gene encoding 50S ribosomal protein L19 — protein MRNKYIEQFEAKQIEGKNVPDFRAGDTLKLAIHIKEGDKTRVQNFEGICIARRGQGTGETFMVRKIGANGVGVERIFPIYSDSLESISVVRRGKVRRSRLFYLRRLRGKAARIKELKR, from the coding sequence ATGAGAAATAAATATATTGAGCAATTTGAAGCTAAGCAAATTGAAGGTAAAAATGTTCCAGATTTTAGAGCTGGTGATACTTTAAAACTTGCTATTCATATTAAAGAAGGCGATAAAACAAGAGTTCAAAATTTTGAAGGTATTTGTATAGCTCGCCGTGGTCAAGGCACAGGTGAAACTTTTATGGTTCGCAAAATAGGTGCAAATGGTGTTGGAGTTGAGAGAATATTCCCAATTTATTCAGATAGTTTAGAAAGCATAAGTGTTGTTCGCCGTGGTAAAGTAAGACGCTCAAGACTATTTTATCTACGCAGATTACGCGGTAAAGCTGCAAGAATTAAAGAACTTAAACGCTAA
- the trmD gene encoding tRNA (guanosine(37)-N1)-methyltransferase TrmD, with product MTFNFISLFPNLIESYFNESILKIAKEKELIKLNYDNPRLYSKHKHNKVDDTKISGGAGMLMSCQPLFDCLENYKNTHIIFLSPTGKPFKQIDAKRLALKNEITFVCGRYEGIDERVFENYANEVFSIGDFVLTGGELGALCLCDAIARNVKGVLNEESLVEESFENYLLEAPSFTKPFIYEYKKNNIFNKFYSISSFVKGNHANINLLKNHLSFCKTKFHRPDLLAKHNNLRKNYEK from the coding sequence ATGACATTTAATTTTATAAGTTTATTTCCAAATTTAATTGAGAGCTACTTTAATGAAAGTATTTTAAAAATTGCAAAAGAAAAAGAACTTATAAAATTAAATTATGATAATCCAAGACTTTATTCAAAACATAAACATAACAAAGTAGATGATACAAAAATCAGTGGCGGAGCAGGAATGCTTATGTCTTGTCAGCCTTTATTTGATTGCTTAGAAAATTACAAAAATACTCATATTATTTTTTTAAGTCCAACAGGAAAACCTTTTAAACAAATTGATGCAAAAAGATTAGCTCTAAAAAATGAAATAACTTTCGTATGCGGAAGATATGAAGGAATTGATGAGCGTGTTTTTGAAAATTATGCTAATGAAGTTTTTAGTATAGGAGATTTTGTATTAACTGGTGGAGAATTAGGCGCTTTATGTTTGTGTGATGCCATTGCTAGAAATGTAAAAGGTGTGTTAAATGAAGAAAGTTTGGTTGAAGAAAGTTTTGAAAATTATTTGTTAGAAGCACCATCTTTTACCAAACCTTTTATATATGAATACAAAAAAAATAATATTTTTAATAAATTTTATTCAATTTCAAGTTTTGTTAAGGGTAATCACGCTAATATTAACCTTTTAAAAAATCATCTATCGTTTTGCAAGACTAAATTCCACCGCCCGGATTTACTTGCCAAGCACAATAATTTAAGGAAAAACTATGAGAAATAA
- the rimM gene encoding ribosome maturation factor RimM (Essential for efficient processing of 16S rRNA): MMNNLVFVAKIGKTHGLIGFLKLHNKSDFYEQFKPKAEFFDKNGKKFIIKSFDFNNSLIQFVGYEDINSAKELVNMELYSSVENTRKNIKLNKNEHFYFDIIGLLVYEEDELLGKVVDILETGANDLLEIKTDINLLNQGMPNSFYIPFHDNFIISVNECIKVKNSKVILENS; the protein is encoded by the coding sequence TTGATGAATAATTTGGTTTTTGTTGCAAAAATAGGTAAAACTCATGGATTAATTGGGTTTTTAAAACTTCATAATAAAAGTGATTTTTACGAACAATTTAAGCCAAAGGCTGAATTTTTTGATAAAAATGGTAAGAAATTCATTATAAAATCTTTTGATTTTAATAATTCTTTAATTCAATTTGTAGGATATGAAGATATAAATAGTGCTAAAGAATTAGTAAATATGGAGCTTTATTCAAGCGTTGAGAATACTAGAAAGAATATTAAATTAAATAAGAACGAACATTTTTATTTTGATATCATAGGACTTTTAGTATATGAAGAAGATGAGCTATTAGGTAAAGTTGTAGATATTCTTGAGACTGGAGCTAATGATTTGTTAGAAATTAAAACAGATATAAATTTGCTTAATCAAGGAATGCCAAATAGTTTTTATATCCCATTTCATGATAATTTTATAATCTCAGTGAACGAGTGTATTAAGGTAAAAAATTCTAAGGTTATTTTAGAAAACTCATAA
- a CDS encoding KH domain-containing protein, which translates to MVKDFIFTYAKTIAANPERLEIFVEEKQDNLVDIVIMATKVDAGRLIGKSGKIITAIKTIAVNNKNTQKLNYKITVKTFDE; encoded by the coding sequence ATGGTAAAAGATTTTATTTTTACATATGCAAAAACAATAGCCGCAAATCCTGAGCGGCTAGAGATTTTTGTAGAAGAAAAGCAAGATAATTTAGTAGATATTGTTATTATGGCTACTAAAGTTGATGCAGGAAGACTTATAGGTAAGTCAGGTAAAATAATCACTGCTATAAAAACAATAGCTGTTAATAATAAAAACACTCAAAAATTAAATTATAAAATCACGGTAAAAACTTTTGATGAATAA
- the rpsP gene encoding 30S ribosomal protein S16, which produces MTVVRLTRMGRKKRPFYRIVVTDSRKRRDGGWIESIGYYNPMSEPETIKYDAERLAYWKSVGAKLSDRVARITK; this is translated from the coding sequence ATGACAGTTGTAAGACTAACAAGAATGGGTAGAAAGAAACGTCCTTTTTATCGTATAGTAGTAACAGACAGCAGAAAAAGAAGAGATGGTGGCTGGATTGAAAGTATTGGATATTATAACCCAATGAGCGAACCAGAAACAATTAAATATGATGCTGAAAGACTAGCTTACTGGAAGAGCGTTGGTGCAAAACTAAGCGATCGTGTAGCAAGAATTACAAAATAA
- a CDS encoding signal recognition particle receptor subunit alpha — MFELISDSFKQAVNKLKTIDDEKALKNAMETLKKSLLKADVHFKVTKELLVNVENEVKAKGIGQKHFLDAIKNNLTNILTPENKISEFRFSPSGLTSVMMIGLQGGGKTTSTIKLANYLKLRKKKVLVAACDLQRLAAVEQLRQLCEANEIDLFSMDSKDPCEIASEALKKAKDNLYDVLLVDTAGRLAIDEPLMNELARVKEIVNPYESFYVADAMSGQEGVKTAEIFNEKIGISGVILSKFDADTKGGVALGIAKLLNLPLKFVGIGEKVGDFESFVPERIVGRIMGEGDLATLMEKTSAVFDEKEAKILSKKIKKGEFNFNDFINQLESVKKLGNLGSLVGMIPGLSGVANKVKDIDLESSKEMIHIKAMISSMTPKEREMPSLLNNARKARIAKGAGLSQMEVNRFLKQFENASKIAKKLSKGGMKGLSSMLNQGNFPK; from the coding sequence ATGTTTGAATTAATTAGTGATTCTTTTAAGCAAGCAGTAAATAAATTAAAAACAATAGATGATGAAAAAGCGTTAAAAAACGCAATGGAAACACTGAAAAAATCTTTACTAAAAGCTGATGTTCATTTTAAAGTAACCAAAGAATTATTAGTTAATGTAGAAAACGAAGTAAAAGCAAAAGGAATAGGTCAAAAACACTTCCTAGATGCTATTAAAAACAATCTTACAAACATATTAACACCAGAAAATAAGATTAGCGAATTTAGATTTTCTCCAAGTGGCTTAACATCAGTTATGATGATAGGTTTGCAAGGTGGCGGTAAAACAACTAGCACAATTAAATTAGCTAACTATTTAAAGCTAAGAAAGAAAAAGGTCTTAGTTGCAGCGTGTGATTTACAAAGACTTGCAGCGGTAGAGCAATTAAGACAATTATGCGAAGCAAATGAAATTGATTTATTTTCAATGGATAGCAAAGACCCTTGCGAAATTGCATCTGAAGCATTAAAAAAAGCAAAAGATAATTTATACGATGTTTTATTAGTAGATACTGCTGGTCGTTTAGCAATTGATGAGCCACTAATGAATGAGCTTGCTCGTGTAAAAGAAATTGTTAATCCTTATGAGAGTTTTTATGTAGCTGATGCTATGAGTGGTCAAGAAGGTGTAAAAACTGCTGAAATCTTCAATGAAAAAATAGGAATTAGTGGTGTTATTTTAAGTAAATTTGACGCTGATACTAAAGGCGGGGTTGCTTTAGGTATAGCAAAATTATTAAATCTACCTTTAAAATTCGTAGGTATCGGAGAAAAAGTAGGAGATTTTGAAAGCTTTGTGCCTGAAAGAATTGTTGGCCGTATAATGGGTGAAGGTGACTTAGCGACTTTAATGGAAAAAACTTCTGCTGTATTTGATGAAAAAGAAGCAAAAATTTTAAGCAAAAAGATTAAAAAAGGTGAATTTAACTTCAATGATTTTATAAACCAATTAGAAAGTGTTAAGAAATTAGGTAATTTAGGCTCATTAGTTGGAATGATACCAGGACTTAGTGGGGTTGCAAATAAAGTTAAAGATATAGATTTAGAAAGTTCAAAAGAAATGATACATATTAAAGCTATGATTAGCTCAATGACACCAAAAGAAAGAGAAATGCCAAGTCTTTTAAATAATGCAAGAAAAGCAAGAATTGCAAAAGGAGCAGGACTTTCTCAAATGGAAGTTAATAGATTTTTAAAACAATTTGAAAATGCTTCAAAAATTGCTAAAAAACTTTCAAAAGGTGGTATGAAAGGTTTAAGTTCTATGTTAAATCAAGGAAATTTTCCAAAATAA
- a CDS encoding MFS transporter: MKKNYFLISILCVIFISLNLRAPITAIGPLVDKIMLSYELNSTQIGILSSLPLLCFFIFSLIAPILPNTKAVFSAIILIIIGLFTRAFFNTFFLFFGTILIGLGIAILNVLMPSFIKNNFKNIGKIMAIYGMILSVSSLIGVFGHYLAEYIGLSGTLFCWVVFAIIALFCYLPFIKNNRLNRKQNLKKFKDFLGIFKNQKAWIITGFMGLQSCVFYTIITWYPSILATNLSNDAATNIVILFQFCAMFSAYFIPSKMANSSNNTLLLCLVCFSNIFAFFICLLSSNIYILIFSALLFSIPVGGIFGVALTMIAIKSKNSETTVYLSSMAQSVGYLIATIGPIIFGYFKDLSGNFDISIIFMIIISSLLLIFALLSNKISYI; the protein is encoded by the coding sequence ATGAAAAAAAATTATTTTTTAATAAGCATTTTATGTGTAATTTTTATATCACTTAATTTAAGAGCACCGATAACTGCAATAGGCCCTTTGGTTGATAAAATCATGCTTTCTTATGAGCTTAATTCAACCCAAATAGGAATATTAAGTTCTTTGCCACTTTTATGCTTTTTCATATTTTCTTTAATAGCTCCTATTTTACCAAACACAAAAGCTGTATTTTCTGCAATTATTTTAATTATTATAGGTTTATTTACAAGGGCATTTTTTAATACTTTCTTCTTATTTTTTGGAACTATTTTAATAGGCTTAGGAATTGCAATTTTAAATGTTTTAATGCCAAGTTTTATCAAAAATAATTTTAAAAATATAGGCAAAATTATGGCAATTTATGGAATGATTTTAAGTGTTTCTAGCTTAATTGGAGTTTTTGGGCATTATTTAGCTGAATACATAGGCTTAAGCGGAACTTTGTTTTGTTGGGTTGTTTTTGCAATTATTGCATTGTTTTGTTATCTTCCTTTTATTAAAAATAATAGATTAAATAGAAAACAAAATCTTAAAAAATTTAAAGATTTTTTAGGCATTTTTAAAAACCAAAAAGCTTGGATAATAACAGGATTTATGGGCTTACAAAGCTGTGTATTTTATACGATAATTACTTGGTATCCTAGCATTTTAGCAACTAATTTAAGCAACGACGCAGCCACAAATATCGTTATATTATTTCAATTTTGTGCTATGTTTTCTGCATATTTTATCCCTAGCAAAATGGCAAATTCAAGCAATAATACATTGCTTTTATGTTTAGTTTGTTTTAGCAATATATTTGCATTTTTTATATGCTTACTTAGTTCAAATATATATATTTTGATATTTTCTGCTTTATTATTTTCTATTCCTGTTGGTGGGATTTTTGGAGTTGCACTAACTATGATTGCAATAAAGTCAAAAAATAGTGAAACTACCGTATATCTTAGCTCAATGGCACAAAGTGTTGGGTACTTAATCGCAACAATAGGACCTATTATTTTTGGATATTTTAAAGATTTGAGTGGAAATTTTGATATTTCAATTATTTTTATGATAATCATTAGCTCTTTATTGCTTATTTTTGCCTTACTTTCAAATAAAATAAGCTATATATAA
- the rpmI gene encoding 50S ribosomal protein L35, with the protein MPKMKSVKSASKRFRVGKNKIKRGSAFRSHILTKKPAKRMRDLRTAKFVHATNESRVLKMLCMK; encoded by the coding sequence ATGCCAAAAATGAAGAGCGTAAAAAGTGCTTCTAAGCGCTTTAGAGTAGGCAAAAACAAAATTAAACGTGGTTCAGCTTTTAGAAGCCACATTTTAACTAAAAAGCCTGCAAAAAGAATGCGTGATTTAAGAACAGCAAAATTTGTTCATGCTACAAATGAGAGCCGTGTTCTTAAAATGCTTTGTATGAAATAA
- the rplT gene encoding 50S ribosomal protein L20 gives MARVKTGVVRRRRHKKLLKLARGFYSGRRKHFRKAKEQLERSLVYAYRDRRRKKRDFRRLWIIRINAACRLNDLSYSRFMNGLKKAGIELDRKVLADMAMNDAAAFAKIAEAAKKAL, from the coding sequence ATGGCAAGAGTAAAAACAGGCGTAGTAAGACGCAGAAGACATAAAAAATTATTAAAATTAGCTAGAGGTTTTTATAGCGGTCGTAGAAAACACTTTAGAAAAGCTAAAGAACAATTAGAAAGAAGCTTGGTATATGCTTACCGCGATAGACGCCGCAAGAAAAGAGATTTCCGCCGTTTATGGATTATTAGAATTAATGCGGCATGCCGTTTAAATGATTTAAGCTATTCAAGATTTATGAATGGTCTTAAAAAAGCTGGAATTGAACTAGATAGAAAAGTTCTAGCAGATATGGCAATGAACGACGCAGCAGCATTTGCAAAAATTGCTGAAGCAGCTAAAAAAGCACTATAA
- a CDS encoding type II secretion system protein has protein sequence MKKAFTMIELIFVIVILGALAAVAIPRLSATRDDAEIVKSAQNLAILLEDLSSYYTTQTNFSSNLKDMTSQELKDDKFFNIKNTDCLEITTDEYFIVVKKLKTKSEICDKLLNLNSVIQILKGRISKTNTNFTDISKSDIVYIPVGGSNISY, from the coding sequence ATGAAAAAAGCCTTCACTATGATTGAACTAATATTTGTAATAGTTATTTTAGGAGCATTAGCAGCAGTTGCAATTCCTAGATTAAGTGCTACTAGAGATGATGCCGAGATAGTAAAATCAGCTCAAAATCTAGCTATATTATTAGAAGATTTAAGCTCATACTATACAACTCAAACAAACTTTAGTAGCAATTTAAAAGATATGACTTCACAAGAATTAAAAGATGATAAATTTTTTAATATTAAAAATACTGATTGCTTAGAAATAACTACTGATGAATATTTCATAGTAGTTAAAAAATTAAAAACAAAAAGCGAAATATGTGATAAATTACTAAACCTTAATTCAGTAATACAAATACTAAAAGGTAGAATTTCAAAAACAAATACTAATTTTACCGATATTTCTAAAAGCGATATTGTTTATATTCCAGTAGGTGGAAGTAATATAAGTTATTAG
- a CDS encoding type II secretion system protein: MKKAFTMIELIFVIVILGILAAVAIPKLNATRDDAELVKGASDFATAISDIASYYTANGKFANKIQDMTNVVLQPHIYGNKSSAHIYLKKLNCVTINADTNGSDIKIFASPDYNKGICVNFFTNSSVSQIMGGSDIKNHLRELDAYKISLGAGNVSF; encoded by the coding sequence ATGAAAAAAGCATTCACGATGATTGAACTAATATTTGTAATAGTAATTTTGGGTATCTTAGCTGCAGTTGCTATTCCTAAACTAAACGCTACTAGAGATGATGCTGAATTAGTTAAAGGTGCAAGTGACTTTGCAACGGCGATAAGTGATATAGCATCTTATTATACAGCTAATGGAAAATTTGCAAATAAAATACAAGATATGACAAATGTTGTATTACAGCCTCACATATATGGAAATAAATCTTCAGCGCATATTTACCTAAAAAAACTAAATTGCGTAACAATCAATGCAGACACAAATGGTAGTGATATTAAAATCTTCGCATCTCCTGATTATAATAAAGGTATTTGTGTTAATTTTTTTACAAATAGTTCTGTTAGTCAGATTATGGGCGGTTCAGATATTAAAAATCATTTAAGAGAGTTAGATGCTTATAAGATTAGTTTGGGTGCAGGCAATGTTTCGTTTTAA
- a CDS encoding type II secretion system protein: MKKGFTMIELIFVIVILGILAAVAIPKLNATRDDAEIAKAASNFSTVISDITSYYTAKGKFATNLSDMTNVALSATGGFAIKGEECAIFTATDSTLTIKQGSSLKGTPKPICKSFDDVSSIAAILGNKKLSAHGDTGYKIELGGGNISF; encoded by the coding sequence ATGAAAAAGGGCTTTACAATGATTGAGTTGATTTTCGTAATCGTAATTCTAGGAATTTTAGCAGCAGTTGCTATTCCAAAACTAAATGCTACAAGGGATGACGCAGAAATTGCAAAAGCGGCTAGCAACTTCTCAACAGTTATCAGTGATATCACATCTTATTATACAGCTAAGGGTAAATTTGCTACAAATTTATCAGATATGACTAATGTGGCTTTAAGTGCAACTGGCGGTTTCGCTATTAAAGGTGAAGAGTGTGCGATATTTACCGCAACAGATAGCACTTTAACTATTAAACAGGGTTCATCTTTAAAAGGTACACCTAAACCTATCTGCAAATCTTTTGATGATGTAAGTAGTATTGCAGCTATTTTAGGAAACAAAAAACTTTCTGCGCATGGTGACACAGGATATAAAATCGAACTAGGTGGCGGAAATATTTCTTTCTAA
- a CDS encoding TlpA disulfide reductase family protein yields the protein MRIVLMLLCLIFCACKDEYFLTLNSKEPLSLKYNAKEKALKGLDEPFMLFFYSKDCGVCEKQIPILNELSKNYKIIAVLGNMKNKDMAVKNLKGVTFTTIYDSLDVEYLSNVVGGVYGVPAMFIYDNNGKMVKKFISLTPKSVLEKELRAVKGV from the coding sequence ATGAGAATTGTTTTAATGCTTTTATGTTTGATTTTTTGTGCTTGTAAGGATGAGTATTTTTTAACACTTAATTCAAAAGAGCCACTTAGTTTAAAATATAATGCCAAAGAAAAGGCTTTAAAAGGTCTTGATGAGCCTTTTATGTTGTTTTTTTATTCTAAAGATTGTGGAGTTTGTGAAAAACAAATTCCCATATTAAATGAATTAAGCAAGAATTATAAAATAATAGCTGTATTAGGAAATATGAAAAATAAGGATATGGCTGTTAAGAATTTAAAAGGTGTAACATTTACAACTATTTATGATAGTTTAGATGTTGAGTATTTAAGCAATGTAGTAGGGGGTGTTTATGGAGTTCCTGCTATGTTTATTTATGATAACAATGGTAAAATGGTAAAAAAGTTCATCTCTTTAACTCCAAAATCAGTTTTAGAAAAGGAGTTAAGAGCTGTTAAAGGAGTTTGA
- a CDS encoding thioredoxin-like domain-containing protein — protein sequence MNKLFLIVFALFFVACDNAKLSLNEKAPEILAKDTKGNNIKLTRQGIEIVEFWENGCAACLKVMASLNDYALNNNIKIYAINSIDDLKTIKKHENEHNYDAMIFLKDQQDITWSRYEIFAVPTLFILKDGVYVEKILGDRGFNYIQEKIKGYL from the coding sequence ATGAATAAATTATTTTTAATAGTTTTTGCTTTATTTTTTGTAGCTTGCGATAATGCAAAGCTTAGCCTTAATGAAAAAGCTCCTGAAATATTAGCTAAGGATACAAAAGGTAATAATATTAAGCTTACAAGGCAAGGTATTGAAATAGTTGAGTTTTGGGAGAATGGCTGTGCTGCTTGTCTTAAAGTAATGGCTAGCCTTAATGATTATGCGCTAAATAATAATATAAAAATTTATGCAATTAATTCAATTGATGATTTAAAAACTATTAAAAAGCACGAAAATGAACATAATTATGATGCTATGATTTTTTTAAAAGATCAGCAAGACATAACTTGGTCAAGGTATGAAATATTTGCAGTTCCGACTTTATTTATCTTAAAAGACGGCGTTTATGTTGAAAAAATCTTAGGCGATAGGGGATTTAATTATATACAAGAAAAAATCAAAGGATATTTATGA
- a CDS encoding ABC transporter ATP-binding protein, with product MSIIKVSNLHKRFDKAHVLKGLSFELEKSRWLSIVGKSGSGKTTLLNILSLLDNASEGEYFLDGINVTHLSEVDKQKIRREKIGLIFQQFHLIPYLSVLENVMLAQYYHSSIDESDAKKILDKVGLADRLEHLPSELSGGQQQRLCIARSLINNPSILLADEPTGNLDEENGEIVLDIFKQLRSEGKTIVLITHNPDLAKKADEIITIKDGLIVNE from the coding sequence ATGAGTATTATTAAAGTTAGTAATTTACACAAAAGATTTGATAAAGCACATGTTTTAAAAGGTCTTAGTTTTGAACTAGAAAAAAGTCGTTGGCTTAGTATTGTAGGTAAGAGTGGAAGCGGTAAAACAACGCTTTTAAATATCTTATCATTGCTTGATAATGCAAGTGAGGGCGAATATTTTTTAGATGGCATTAATGTAACTCATTTAAGCGAAGTTGATAAGCAAAAAATCCGCCGTGAAAAAATAGGACTAATCTTTCAACAATTTCATTTAATTCCATATTTAAGTGTTTTAGAAAACGTTATGCTAGCTCAATATTATCATTCTAGCATTGATGAAAGCGATGCAAAAAAGATTTTAGATAAAGTTGGCTTAGCTGATAGATTAGAGCATTTGCCAAGCGAGCTAAGTGGTGGTCAGCAACAGCGTCTTTGTATAGCAAGAAGTCTTATAAATAATCCTAGCATTTTACTTGCTGATGAGCCTACTGGTAATCTTGATGAAGAAAATGGAGAAATTGTTTTAGATATTTTTAAACAATTAAGAAGTGAAGGTAAAACAATAGTTTTAATCACGCATAACCCTGATTTAGCAAAAAAAGCTGATGAGATTATCACTATTAAAGATGGTCTTATTGTAAATGAATAA
- a CDS encoding FtsX-like permease family protein produces the protein MAGNNFFITQVKKSIGFSKQRLLIILISIFMGTAVANAFLNIYFDIDNKMSKELKSYGANMILSAKDSDYVNISDVNNITSQITSSKILAISPYLYFTPSYSSRQILVAGVSFDEFRKINKFLTILKGSLSPSEYSKADSIYLGIDLANTIDKKVGSKLTLNYKQDLGLVEKTFVVKGIISSGDEIDAMAFINLDSAKEFSGVKDKYSYASLIIDDNFENLSKLSASINNENAELKTIPSVSIKEGAILEKIKGLMFLISIVILIISSTSVNTTLSSIIFSRKKEIALHLALGAAKSDIVKLFASEVFILTLIASLFGSVGGYLLAQFLGAIIFNASIDFRLSAFVIAILISFIFAILAAYFPIKKALSIDIVGNLRGE, from the coding sequence ATGGCAGGAAATAATTTTTTCATAACTCAAGTTAAAAAGAGTATAGGGTTTTCAAAACAAAGATTACTTATAATTTTAATTTCTATTTTTATGGGAACTGCTGTTGCGAATGCGTTTTTAAATATTTATTTTGACATAGATAATAAAATGAGCAAAGAGCTTAAAAGCTATGGTGCTAATATGATTTTAAGTGCTAAAGATAGCGATTATGTAAATATTAGTGATGTAAATAATATAACATCACAAATAACAAGCTCAAAAATCTTAGCAATTTCGCCTTATTTATACTTTACCCCTAGTTATTCAAGTAGGCAGATTTTAGTCGCTGGAGTTAGTTTTGATGAGTTTAGAAAAATCAATAAATTTTTAACTATTTTAAAAGGTAGTTTAAGTCCTAGCGAATACAGCAAAGCTGATAGTATTTATTTAGGAATTGATTTAGCAAATACAATTGATAAGAAAGTTGGCTCAAAACTAACCTTAAACTATAAGCAAGATTTAGGATTAGTTGAAAAAACTTTCGTAGTAAAAGGCATAATTTCTAGTGGAGATGAAATTGATGCAATGGCGTTTATTAATTTAGATTCAGCTAAAGAGTTTTCAGGTGTAAAGGATAAATATTCTTATGCTTCTTTAATAATTGATGATAATTTTGAAAACCTATCAAAGCTAAGTGCAAGTATTAATAATGAAAATGCAGAGCTTAAAACAATTCCTAGTGTTAGCATTAAAGAGGGTGCAATTTTAGAAAAAATTAAAGGCTTAATGTTTTTAATCTCTATTGTAATTTTAATAATTAGTTCAACAAGTGTTAATACAACGCTTAGTTCAATTATATTTTCAAGAAAAAAGGAAATCGCTTTACATTTAGCCTTAGGGGCTGCTAAAAGCGATATAGTAAAATTATTTGCTAGTGAAGTTTTTATACTTACCTTAATCGCTTCATTATTTGGCTCAGTTGGTGGGTATTTATTAGCACAATTTTTAGGAGCAATTATTTTTAATGCTAGTATTGATTTTAGATTAAGTGCGTTTGTAATAGCGATTTTAATTTCTTTTATTTTTGCTATTCTTGCTGCATATTTTCCTATCAAAAAAGCTTTAAGCATAGATATCGTAGGTAATTTAAGAGGAGAGTAA